From Deinococcus aerophilus:
CTGACCATAGAGGAACTGCGGTTGCAGGGCCGCGTATGCCTGCACCTTGCACCCAGGGCAGGTGCAGGTTACGGCGGGGCCGCACTTCCTTGACAGACGCAATGCCTGAGTGGGCTCCACGATCACTTCCCCACTCCAGTCACAGTTCTGTGCCATCGGTGCGGCTGAGCAACTCCAGACTTCCTGAGTACGTAACCGACATCAGTGCAGCCCACAGGAGGTCTCCATGGTTCCGAGCACATCCCCTTCAAATGCGCGGCGGGTCAGCCGCCGAAAAATCAACTGGTTTGTCTTGACCGCCGTCGGTATTTTGATGCTCGGGACAGGTCTGTGGTTCAGGGAAACGGTTTCAAACCGTCAGGCGCCGGCTGGGTTCGTGCGTGTTCGGCTGGCCGGTTTTACCACACTCATTTCTCCCAGCCTGCAGGCCAATCCCGACCTCAAAGACCGGTTTCTGTGGCGACTGGAAGAGCAGCTTGCTGCCGCAGTTGACGTGTTGCCTGCCTCCAGTCACGAGACCCTTCGCGAAATTCGCGTCTGGGTTGATCCGGATTCGGCTCTGAATGCTTCCACGGTGGCCATGTACTACTGGCAGAGGCCGTCCCCAGACCAGCCGCCGCTGATAAAGCAGCGGGCGGGAGACATCAGCATCTCGGACATCGACGAGTTCATCCGGCAGCATGGGCGGTATTCAGTCATGCTCCACGAACTGGCGCATGGTTACGATGATCGCCGGCTGAACCGTCAGGATCCGGGTGTCCTGAAAGCCTTTCAGGCGGCGCGCACCCATGATCTCTACGGCAAAATTGGGAGCGGGTGGAATGGTTCGTATGCGGTTGCAGATGTCCGGGAGTATTTTGCCACGCTTACGGAGGCGTATTTTGCGTCCAGACCAGATGTGCCGCGCAGCCGCGCCGAGCTGAAGGCTGTGGACCCTCAGGGGGTTGCAGCCGTACAGCGCGCCTGGGAAAGGGAGTAACACACACTCGCGGTTCAGGTCCTCAGGGTTTCTCCTGAAGTTCAGCTGCATTCAGGGGATGGTCGGTATCGTCCAGATCCACAGGCACCGCTGAAGGGGGGATCTCGAAGGTGCCGGCCTGTTCGGCTGCGGCCGCTGTCTTGCCGCGGTCCACGTAGGTCAGTGTCTGGCCATCCAGCGACTCGACCTCCAGGGTGAATCCACTCAGGCGGCTGGGGTCCAGCCGAATCACACTGTTCTTCACGCCTGCCTGGGCAGCGCTGGTTCTGGACACAGAGTAGTCGCCCAGCACCGGACCCTCGCAGCTCTGCCCATGTAATTCTGCGGGCAGGCCCGGCCGCGAGGTTCCGGGCTGAACCCGGCGCCGTTCGATGGACTGAACGCAGCGGGCCATGTAGCGGTACACCCTCACTTCATTGCTTTGTTGCGCCGAAACCTGCACGGGTCGGGTGCAGGCGGACAGCAGAAGCAGGGGGATCAGGCTGTAGGAGAGCCGCCGTACGGAAACAGGAGTCATTTCTTCCGGATACGTCGCCTTTCTCCGGGAAGTTCCAGGGGTCTTCTGCAGGGGCGGGCCGCGGCGCGGAAACAGGTACCTGCGGGCGCACCAGTTCGGCCCCTCCCATTCTGGTCTGTTCGGCGCTGTGGCCCGCCTCACCGAAGGGAGGAGCGGCTATTCTTGGTGGGCACCCGTCCTTCCCAAATTTACTCTTCCCAGCTCCAGGAGGTCAGCATGACCCGCTCTTCGACGCCATCCCCCGCAGATCCCTATGCCCGCCGGCGCCTCGCCGTCCTCGACACGGAGCTCGCCTTCGTCGATGTGGGCAGCGGTGACCCCATCGTCTTTCTGCACGGCAATCCCACGTCCTCCTATCTGTGGCGCAACGTCATTCCCGAGGTCGAGGCACTGGGCCGCTGCCTGGCCCCGGACCTGGTCGGCATGGGGGCGTCGGGCCAGGCCCCCGCAGGTCGCTACCGCATCGCGGACCACGCCCGGTACCTGGACGCGTGGTTTGATGCGCTCGGTCTCCAGCGGGTGACGCTCGTGCTGCACGACTGGGGCGGCGCCCTGGGATTTCACTGGGCCGCGCGGCATCCCGAACGGGTCGCGCGGATCGCGTACATGGAGACCATCGTGCAGCCCGTGACCTGGGAGGACTGGGACCCGGGAGCGGTCCGTATTTTCCAGGGAATGCGCGGCGAGGCCGGCGAAGCCCTGATCCTGCAAAAAAACATCTTCATTGAACGGATCCTGCCGTCCTCCATTCTGCGGCCGCTGAGCGACGAGGAGATGGAGGCCTACCGGCGGCCCTTTCCTGAAGCCGGCGAGGACCGCCGCCCGATGCTGACGTTTCCGCGCGAGCTGCCCATCGAAGGCGAGCCGGAAGATGTTGTGGCGATGGTGGAGGCGTATGGCCGTTTCCTGCAGGAGGCGCCGGTGCCTAAGCTGTTCATCAATGCCGACCCCGGCTCCATCCTGATCGGAAGACAGCGGGAGTTCTGCCGCAGCTGGCCCAACCAGCAGGAAGTGACGGTGGGGGGGCGGCACTTTCTTCAGGAGGACTCCCCAGTTGAGATCGGTCGGGCGGTGGCGCAGTTCATCCGGGACACGCCCCTGACCCGCTAGAGCGGGCGGTCTCCTGGGTGAATCTGCTGACTGCGGGCTGTGCGGGACAGTGCAACCGGTATTTCCTGGCCGGCCGGCACGAGCATCAAGATTCAGCGTAGGAGGTAGCCTTCCGGCGTGTCAATCTTGCGGCGCGGGTTCCTTCACGCGGATGACCCTCGCGCCCGGCTGCGCCTGACGTACGCCGTGTGGCCAGTCGCGGACGTTGAAGGTCTGTCCCGCCTCGCGCACCCGCCGCAGGGTTTGGAGATCAAGGTCGGCGTATACCCAGCCGGGCTCGTTGAGTTCTCCCAGCACCACAATGCCGTCCCCGGTGGGGGAGAAGCCGTGGTCGATGGGGCCGTATACGCCCGCCGCACCCACATTCACGTCAATTGCCTCGTTCCAGGCGGCCTCGCCCACCAGCGAGGCGTGCGCGACGAACACCTGATTCTCCAGGGCGCGGGCCCGCGAGCCCACCTGTACCCGGTAATACCCGGTCACTGCGTCCGTGCAACTGGGCACCACGATCAGGTCCGCGCCCGCTTCTGCCTGCGCACGGGCCAGCGGCGGGAACTCGCTGTCGTAGCAGATGTTGATCCCGATGTGGCCGCGTTCGGTGTCGAACACCTTCAGGCCGGTGGTGGCGGCGTCCACACCCCACTGCTCGTTCTCGAAGCGGGTCATCACCAGTTTGTCCTGAAAATGGACTTCCCCGGCGGGCGTGAGGAGGTACGCCCGGTTCAGGAAGCCGGCTTCCTCCTGCACCGGAAAGCTTCCCGCAATGAGGTACACACCGTACTGCCGGGCAAGGCGCACGTACAGTTCCACGTACCGGTCATGAAAGGGTTGCAGGGCGGACAGCTGCGGGCGCACGTCCGCCTGCACCTCGCGCGGAAGCAGGCTGGTCAGTTCCATGCTGCCGTATTCGGGAAACACCAGCAGTTCGGCGCCCGTGGCCGCCGCGTCCTGGACCCAATGGGTAAGCTTCTCCTCGAACGCCTCCCAGTGTTCGAAGTACGAGACGGGATACTGGGCCAGGGCAAGCTTCATCGGCGCTCTTCTGCGGTTCTGGTCAGGTCCTTGAGCCAGAACGTCATGGGCTTGGGGCTCTCTGCAGTTTCATCGAGGTCCTGCCACGTGAGGGTGGTGCTCAACTCCAGCCGCTTCGTGTAGCCCCGCTTTTGCCAGAAGGCGTCCAGTGGGACGTACCCTTCCGGGCGGCGGGGATGATTCTCAGGGCGCTGCACAGCGCAGAAGGCTGCATAGCGGAAACGGCCCAGCCGCCGCGCGTGGGCCTCGCGTTCCTCGAAGAACGTGATCCCCAATCCGCGTCCCCGGTACTCCGGCTGCAGGACCGACTCGGCCAGGTAGAAAATGGTCTCGACGTCGTAGCCACCCGCCTGAAAGGGAGCCTGCAGGTCCGGTGTCTCTGCCGAAAGCGGCATGGCCGTGGAGGCCCCCACTACCCGGTCTCCGTCGGGGACGACCACCGCCAGGCTCTCCGGTGTATTCAGGTACGTCTGGAGGTAGCTGGCCTCGTACTCGGGGCTGCCCTCGTACAGATACGGAAAGTCCCGGAAGACCGTTACCCGCAGCCGCGCGAGGTCGCTCAGCACATCGCGGATTCCTTCTCCCGTGTAGCGCTCGACCTTCACGGTCAGCCGCCGACCTGCCGGATCCAGTCTTCCAGGTTGTAGTAGTTCGTGACACGGGCGATCTTGCCGTCACGGACCTCGAAGAAAGCGCCGCCGGGAAGTACGTATGTCTGTCCGTGTGCCTCGGGCAAACCGTCGTCTGTGGCAAGGTACTCACCGTGCACCACATACTCCGCTCCCGCCCGGCGGCCGTCCGGGGAGGAGAGCACCACGATGTCCGTGAGCTGCTCGCGGTAACTGTGGTCCATGCGGGCCATGAAGGCGCGGAAGGCATCCTTGCCGCTTTGTCGGACGCCCTGGTTGAGGTCGTGGATCACATCCTCAGTCAGCAGGGCCAGCATGGGTTCGCGGTCCGCGGCATTGAAGGCATCGTAGTAGCGGCGCAGCAGATCAAGTGTTTCGTTCACGCGGACCACACTACGGTCTGATCCCCACCGTACTGGTGTGTAGGGAACGTTTTGAGGTGTGATGGGAGGTCGTGGGCGCCTCTTCACGGGAACAGACGACGCCTACGAATATATACAACCGCGCTGGTAGGCGCTAAATCCCCATTACACCTTTGTTTTTCTCTCTTCAGTACCTGCCCTTCTGCAATACACGCGACTGCAGCAGTACCGTTTCATTAGGTGCGTACACAAGCCAAGCGTGCCAGTTGAATTGACTGCTCAAGCACAGGGCACGCATAAGCCTGCGCTTGAGCACAAGGAAAGGCATGGGAAGAGCGGCTGTTTATGTGGGATGCCGAGGCGTGGGCTTGTGCGTGGAGGAAAGTCAGGAAGCGTGCATAGGAAATAAGGAATTAAAAACATTGTATATATTCAACACCTCTGGTCCAGGCAGCCCTACGGGTCGAATACCGCGCCCCATCAACAGTCCGTTCCTGCATCCAAGGCGCAACGGTTCGTGCCAGCGACGCCCCATTCAGACGGGTACACAGCACCACACCCAACAACAGAGGTGAGGCGCAGCCCGCTCCAGACTCACCCAGGGCACAACTTCACTGCGTCTCTCACCATCCCGCCAGATCATCCTTGAGGTCTTCGGCGGCCAGGACGGCGTAGCCCCGACGGGTGGTGTCCACCGAGGCGTGTCCCAGATGGGCCGCCACCCGCCCAAAATCCTTGACCTGCTGCAGCAGCCGGGTCCCCGCATACTTGCGCCCCGGATGAAAGCCCCGGAACGGCACACCTGCAGCCTGAAAAACCTGCGTCAGGTGGTAGCGGGCCGCCTGCTGGGTGGCGTAACGGAACACATATCCCGGCGCGCGGCCCGCTGGGCGGTACCGGCTGTGTTCCGGCCCACCGGGAGCATACAGCGTGCGGAACTGGCGGGCGGCGCGGGCGAGCCGAACACTCATGGTGACGCGGCGTGCTTTGCGTCCCTTGCCGGACCGGACATGAATGCGGCGCGTTCCCTCCTCCAGATCGTCCCAGGTGAGGGCCAGCGCCTCGCTGATTCGCAGCCCCGCATGCGCGATCAGAAAGAGCAGGAAGGTGGTGTGCGGGTCGGCGTGTTCCAGCACATCGGCGAGTTCATCCTCGGTATAGGGCGGACGTTTCTCGATGCCGGAGGTGGGGTCTTTCGGGATGCGGACCTCGCGGAAGGGATCGGCCTCGGTGGCCCCGGCCCAGCGCAGGGCGCGGTACAGGCAGCCCGCCGCGGCGACCTTGAGCTGCACGCCCGCCGGTTTGCGGCCCCCGGCAAGCAGGGCCTGGACATACCGTCCGGCGTCGTGGCGGTGGGGGCGCAACAGATTGAGGGCCTGGGTCTGGGCGTATTCGAGAAACTGCCGGACGCCCAGGGTGTACGCCTCGACCGTGCGGGGGCTGGTGAGGATGCCGCTGCGGCTGTGGTGGGTGAGGTAGGCGCGGGTCAGTGAGACCAGCGTGACGGTGTCCTTCTCGCCGGCCGCTTGGACGGCGCGGCGGCGCAGCTCATCGTCATGCAGGTTGAGCCAAGTGTCGGCGTGGCTCAGCTGATCGCCGTGGTACTGGGCGAGTGTCATGACCGGGAAGGGCCGTGGCCGGGAGAGATAGAGGTCGCAGGCGGAATCGGCATGACCGAGTGTATCTCTTTTCACCTAAGCGGCCTTAGGTGAAAAGTCCGCCCCCTGCTGACCCCGCCCGGGTTTGGGCACGGGGGCCACCTGCCAGCATCCCGGAATCAGGAATGCTGTGCGGAAGAGTGGGCTGTCAAGCAACATTTCTGGTGGTCGTATTGAACACCTGCACTAATATTCACCTCAAATCTGTTCCAGACCGAAAATACCGCCGGAAAACACCGTTCCAGACACTCTTTTTTTTCCTGCCTCACAGGAATCCCAGGAAGGGCCCGGCAAGGCCCACCGGGCCCTGGACCCCCCCCCGGCATATCCGCGCCCTCCGTTCAGCAGCGCCGAAGTTAAATCAGCTCCTACTGCCGGGAGCTACCGCACATAGGACGCACCGTTGATGTCCAGCGTCGCCCCGGTCATGTGGCCAACCATGCCAGAGGCGAGAAACACCACCGTGGCGGCCACCTCCTCTGGCGGCGCGGCGTCGCCCAGGGGCAGGTCACGGCCCAGGTCGGCGGCGTGTTCCTGCAGGTAGCGGGCGGCCATCTCAGTCCGGACCCAGCCGGGCGCGACAGCGTAGGCCAGGATGCCCTCGGCGGCAAACCCCTGCGCAATGGATTTGGTCAGGGCGATGACCCCTCCCTTGGACGCAGCGTAGTGCATGGCGTCGGGCAGGTCCCCCCGGAACGCTGCCCGGCTCGCCATGTTGATGATCGTGCCGCCGCCTCGCTGGCGGTAATGCTGGATGGCGGCCCGGCAGGTGTCGGCCACGCTCAGCAGGTTGACCTGCAGCGTCTCCTGCCACCCGGCCGACCACGCTGCGAGCGGATCGTCCACCGTGACCGCCGGCGAGATCCCGGCGTTGTTGACCAGCACGTCCACCTGACCCTTCCAGTCGGCGGCGGCCTGAAAGAGCCGGTCCCCCTCCCCGGGCCGGGACAGGTCACCGCCCAGCACCTGCACCCGCTCGGCACCGAACTCCTCTACCAAGCCTCCGCGATCCTCCCCGCTGCGGCCGAGATGGGCCGATACCGACGCGCCGGCCTCCAGCAGACTCCGAACACAGACCGCCCCGATGCCGCGCGACGCACCCGTCACGAGTACCACCTTGCCATGCAGATTGATCATGTGGTCAGTCAAGCATATGGGCGTCTGCCCGGGCACTCCTGATCGGCATCAACACATACGGGCCAGCAGCTGGCCCCATGAACCGCCACGGGGCAGTCCAAGGGACCATCAAGGTTAATCCGTCAATCAGTTCAGGGCGCGGGTGGCAGCCGGCAATCCGCCCCCGGCCACCAGCTCGGCCGCTGCGTCCTGCAGCGCCGTCAGTGCCACCCGCTGCGTAAACGGTCCCGTCGACACCCGCGCCACTCCCAGCTCCTGCAGCTCCTGCACCGGCAGGCTCACCCCTGGCACGCTGATCACCGTCAGCTTCTGCGGCCCCAGCGCCGCCACCACCGTCTGGATCTCCTCACGCGCCACCAGGCCCGGTATGAACACCACCGGAGCGCCCGCTTCCAGGAACGCCTGTCCCCGCCGAATAGCTTCCTCCAGCACCTGCCCGCGGGGCGTCTCGGCCGAGGCGCGTACCAGGGCGTCAGTGCGGGCATTCAGCACAAACTCGATGCCCGCCTCGTGACCGGCGGCCATCACCGCGCGCACGGCGGCCACCGCCTCGTCCAGCGGCCGCATCTGGTCTTCCAGGTTGCCCCCGACCACGCCCGCCGCGATGGCCCGCCGGGCCGTCTCGCCCGCATTGCCGTAGCCGGCTTCCAGGTCCATGGTGACCGGAAGATCCACCGCCTGAACGATGCGGCGGACCATGTCCAGATGCAGTTCCAGGGGAATCTGCTCGCCGTCGGCGTAGCCGAAGGTGGACGCGATGGAGTGGCTGGCGGTGGCCAGGGCACGTACGCCTGGAGTCGCGGCGACCACCTGGGCAGAAACCACATCCCAGACATTGGCCAGCACCAGGATCTCCGGGGAGGTGTGCAGTTCGAAGAAGGTGCGGGCCTGGTCGGCGAGGGCGGGACGGACGGGCAGGGTCTGCGTCATGGTGAACTCCGGATCTGGGAAAGAAGGAAGGTGCGGGCGAGAAAGAGCTCAGGTGGCCTGAAGCCCCCGGAGGGAACGATCCATCATCTGAAAGAAGAGTGGCGGCTCCTGGCGTACCCGGGCGAGCAGCATGGCTCCTTCCAGGGTGGCGAGCAGTTCCAGGGCGGTGTCACGGGGCGACTCGGAAAACCGAAAGTGCCCACTGGTCTGACCCTGGCGCAGCACATCGGTCAACCAGCGTTCATTCAGGGCAAAAAAGGACTGAACCTCCCGCTGCATGTCCGCGGGCAGAGTTCCGTAATCTCCGGCCAGAGCGGTACACAGACAGATACGGCCGTCGCCATGAATGACCGCGTGGTAGGCGGCCACATACTGCTCGAGCATGCTGACCGGGCTGAGTTCTGCCGCGCTGAGGGTCAGAAGCACCTCCTTGACCCGCTCGCGGTAACGGCGGGTGAGTTCGGTGCCCAGTTCGGCCTTGCTGGGAAAGTGGTGGTGGATGCTGGCGTTGCGGATGCCCAGCTGCTTGCCGATGTCTGCGTAGCTGACGGCGTTAAAGCCGCACTGCTGCATCAGCCCCTGGGCCACGTCCAGGATGTGGGTGCGGGTGTTGGAGAGGCTCGGCATGACTCAGTATCTACCTACCAGTAGGTAGATGTCAAGCCACAAGATTCAGGATTTCAGGGAAACAGCCGGTGTGGCTCCACAGGCTAGAGAAATGTCCCATGAACCGCACTCGGGCACCCTTCAACGGCACTCGGGCGGTCAGTCACGACACGGGGTTGGGAATACCGCTGGAAAACCCGGCGCTTCGCCCTCACCCTGGCCCCTCCGGCGGCCGCGAGTGTCTATGCTACGCGGCATGTCGAACGCCGTCTCGCAGGATGTCGCCCCCGCACGCTGGACGGCCCTGACCTGGCTGGCCAGCGCGGTCGTCTTCGCCATGGCTCCGTGGTTCTCGGCGGCAGCGGTCCTGCCCCAGCTGCGCGCCGCGTGGACCCTGAGCGACACGGACGCGGCGTGGCTGACGCTGGCCGTTCAGCTGGGCTTTGTGCTGGGGGCAGTGCTCAGCGCGGCCCTCAACCTCGCCGATCGGATCGCCCCCCGGCAGCTGATCCTGGCCGGCGCGCTGCTGGCTGCCGGGGCCAACCTGGGCCTGCTGCTGGCCCAGGGACCACTGGCAGCGATTGCCCTGCGCGCGGTGACGGGCGCGGCCATGGCGCTGGTCTATCCTCCGGCCCTCAAGGCCATGTCCACCTGGTTTCGCAGCGGTCGCGGCGTGGCGCTGGGGGTCATGGTCGGGGCCCTGACCCTCGCCGCCGCCCTCCCCCACCTGGTCAACGGCCTGGGAGGAGCGAACTGGCAGGCCGTGATCGTTGTCACCAGTGTGCTTGCCGCGCTGGGCGGCGTGATGGCCTGGCGGGTTGGAAACGGTCCGCACCAGTTTCCGCGGGCGGTGTTCCGGCCCGCCCAGGCGTGGCGACTCCTGACCGGGCGCGCGATGGGCCTGACCACCCTGGGCTATCTGGGCCACATGTGGGAGCTGTACGCCATGTGGGCGTGGTTCGCCGTGTTCTTTACCCGCCTGCTCTCGGACCATGACCTGCCCGATCCACAGCGGGGAGCCGCCTATGCCACCTTCGCGGTGGTGGGCGTGGGGGCGCTGGGCTGTTATGTCGGCGGGGTGCTGGGCGACCGCTGGGGCCGGACCCGGCTCACAGCGCTGGCGATGTGTCTGTCCGGAGCCTGCGCACTGGCCCTTGCCTTCCTGGCAGACGCCGCGCCCCCGGTGGTGCTGGCGCTGAGCCTGCTGTGGGGCTTCTGGATCATCGCGGATTCTGCCCAGTTCTCGACCATCGTGAGCGAAATCGCCGACCCCGCCTACGTGGGCACGGCCCTGACCACGCAGCTGGCCCTGGGCTTCACGCTGACGGCCGGGAGCATCGCGCTGGTGCCCGTGCTTGTTGGCCGCGGAGGCTGGCCGCTGGCCTTTGCGGTGCTGGGCGTGGGGCCGTTGCTGGGAGCACTCGCCATGCGCGGGCTTGCGCGTCTGCCCGAGGCTGCCCGGATTGCCGGGGGCCGGGGATAGCCCCCAGGCCCCAGGACGGTCAGCCAGCGAACGGGCCGCCTGCGGGCGGCCCAATTCCACGGTGGCGGGAAGACGTGCCCGGCGGACCCTCGCAAATGCCGATCAGGCGGATGGAGGTCTGAGGTCCAGGGCCTCCACCACCCGGGTGTACGGCACTCCCGCCGCGTCATTTACGTGCCGGACATCATCGGCGCTCTCAGCCTCAAACAGGCATGAGCAGCGCTCGTCTCCGGGAACGTACATGCTGCGCAGGTAGTGCACAGGTGTCCCCGATGCGCTGGCGCGGTCACTCTCGCGGATGGCGGCGGCCTGCGCTTCGCCGAGTTGTTGCATCGTGATGCCGGGGAGATGTCGTTCTGCCATGAATACCTTCATAGGCCCCCCACACGGGCGGGCGCGGGCACCCGGTCTGTTCGGGGTGAACAGCCGACGCGCCACCTCACCCGGTGGTCCCAGTGTACGCCCGCGGCGGCGCAACTGTCACGGCGCCGCTCAGGCGTCGGCCAGCGGGGCGAGCAGCGAGGTGGGAGCTTCCCGGAAGACCAGCATGAAGAAGCAGGTGCCCCAGACCGCCGCTGACGCCCAGACTGAACATCAGCACCACGGCGGCGGGGGCCTGGACCAGGCAGCCGGGAGCACCGGTGCGGACGAATAAACCGGGGGTGAACCGGGCGTCATGTGTGGACGCGACCGGGCCTCAAGCTGCACGCATCACCGAAAGGAGGCGTCCGAACAGGCATTTTTCCGTCAGTGATCGTCCGTGAAGTCGGACGCTGTCATGCGGTCTTTTCGCCCGCTTCCTCACCTCTGAACGCTGACCACGCGCGACCCCTATACCCCCATCACCTGGGGGTCTGGGGGAGTTCCCGTCTCGCGCCCCCTTAGCCCTTAGCGGACAGCGCCCCGGGAGACCCTCGGCAGCACCTGAGTTCTGCCTGCCGCCTCTGGTATCCGCCGTACTGTTTGCCGCCCTGCTGCTTCTCAGCGCACCGCACCCCTTCCAGACGGCGTCTATGCACTCCCCCTCCCCGGCTTCTCTGGCGGGCGACGACACGAAGACCGGCGGAGCTCCCGGCTTGTCCGTTCTCCCAACCCCGACCACAGTCTCTCGGTTTGGTGGTCGGGGCGCTAGGCTGCCTGCCGTGTGTTCATTCCACCGGTCTTCAGCGCCCACCGTGCCCTGGGAGGCGTGGCGGGACTCCGTGCTGGCCCTGGCCGACGGGGGCCGCTTCGACGACGCCCTCCTGACCATCGAACGCGCCCTGGACGACGGTCAGAACCCGGCGGCCCTGCTGGAGTTGCTGCAGCGTGTGGAACATGATGCGCCTGCGTCGTTGCCGCGCGGCGTTGGCGGCTGCCTGAGCCTGCAAGGGCTGCGGTTGAAAGTGCGGCTAACCGGGAACGCACAGACACCGGCAGCCGTGACCGAGCTGGTGCGCGCCGCGCAGGCGGAGCAGGTGAACGCTGGGTTTCTGTTCGCGCATCTGGCCTGGGCGCTGACGCAGCAAGAGGCGTTTCCCGAGGCCCTGCAGGCCGCCGAGACGGCCCTGCAGGACCGGCAGAATCTCACGGACCGCGAACGGGGTCTGGCGCTGCGCATGAAAGGCTTCGCCCTGAACCGTCTGGACGCCAGCAGCGACTGGGAAGGTACGTTTCAGGAGGCACTGGACGTCAGTGAAGGCTGGGCACGCGGGTTGATCCTGCTGGACCTGGGCGGCCTGCGCAGTCGGGCTGGAAACGAGCCGGGCGCGATGCTGGCGTACACGGACGCGCTGAAGCTGGTGGTCTCCACGGGGCACCGGGCGATGATCCTGAACAACATGGGCCTGGTCTGCCTGCGCCTGGGCCGCTTCGCAGAGGCCGAGGAATACTTCATGCAGGTGGCCGCCCTGCGGTCCGGGTTCAGAAGTCGTGCGCTGGCCGGGCAGGCAGCGGCGCGGCGCGCCCTGGGCGAATGGGCACGCGCCGAGTCGCTGTACCGGCAGGCGGCGCAGGCCAGCAATGACGAGGACGACCTGCGGCAGGCACTGCGCGGTCTGGGGTACACCCAGCGGCTCGCGGGGCGGCACATGCAGGCGCTCGAAACGCTGCGCGGTGCGGCGAACGCGGCGCAGGGCGACCGTGAGAGCGGCCTGTCCTGGGTGAACGTGGACGTCGCCGCCACACTCGTCGGCCAGGACTATCTGGACGTGAAGGCCGTTGAGGCGCACCTGAGCCGCACCGGCAAGCTCGACATCGAGGACGCAGAGCGGGCCGTGATCGTCCGGGCAGAACTCGCACGCCGCACCGGGAATCTGCAGCGGGCCGTCGCCCTGCTGGAACCGCTGGTCCGGAGTTCCCTCTGGATGCGCGAGGAAGCGCACGCCTTCGGACAGCTGTTCGCGCTGCTGCCACCGGGACAGCGTCCGGAACCCCTTCCGCGCCCGCAGCAGACGCGGGTGGACCTGCGGGTGTTGGGCGTACCGCGCGTGCAGGTCAATGGGCGGCGCGTTCGCCTCGGCAACTTGGAACTCGTCACGCTGACCGCGCTGATCATGGCCGGCGGGGACCTCACCACCGACGAGCTGATCGAAGTGATCCGGGACGGAAAACCACGTGAGATGCGAGCGGCCGCGCAGCGTGTGTCCCGCGTCG
This genomic window contains:
- a CDS encoding haloalkane dehalogenase, giving the protein MTRSSTPSPADPYARRRLAVLDTELAFVDVGSGDPIVFLHGNPTSSYLWRNVIPEVEALGRCLAPDLVGMGASGQAPAGRYRIADHARYLDAWFDALGLQRVTLVLHDWGGALGFHWAARHPERVARIAYMETIVQPVTWEDWDPGAVRIFQGMRGEAGEALILQKNIFIERILPSSILRPLSDEEMEAYRRPFPEAGEDRRPMLTFPRELPIEGEPEDVVAMVEAYGRFLQEAPVPKLFINADPGSILIGRQREFCRSWPNQQEVTVGGRHFLQEDSPVEIGRAVAQFIRDTPLTR
- a CDS encoding carbon-nitrogen hydrolase family protein, whose translation is MKLALAQYPVSYFEHWEAFEEKLTHWVQDAAATGAELLVFPEYGSMELTSLLPREVQADVRPQLSALQPFHDRYVELYVRLARQYGVYLIAGSFPVQEEAGFLNRAYLLTPAGEVHFQDKLVMTRFENEQWGVDAATTGLKVFDTERGHIGINICYDSEFPPLARAQAEAGADLIVVPSCTDAVTGYYRVQVGSRARALENQVFVAHASLVGEAAWNEAIDVNVGAAGVYGPIDHGFSPTGDGIVVLGELNEPGWVYADLDLQTLRRVREAGQTFNVRDWPHGVRQAQPGARVIRVKEPAPQD
- a CDS encoding GNAT family N-acetyltransferase, translated to MKVERYTGEGIRDVLSDLARLRVTVFRDFPYLYEGSPEYEASYLQTYLNTPESLAVVVPDGDRVVGASTAMPLSAETPDLQAPFQAGGYDVETIFYLAESVLQPEYRGRGLGITFFEEREAHARRLGRFRYAAFCAVQRPENHPRRPEGYVPLDAFWQKRGYTKRLELSTTLTWQDLDETAESPKPMTFWLKDLTRTAEERR
- a CDS encoding ketosteroid isomerase-related protein, which produces MNETLDLLRRYYDAFNAADREPMLALLTEDVIHDLNQGVRQSGKDAFRAFMARMDHSYREQLTDIVVLSSPDGRRAGAEYVVHGEYLATDDGLPEAHGQTYVLPGGAFFEVRDGKIARVTNYYNLEDWIRQVGG
- a CDS encoding tyrosine-type recombinase/integrase, encoding MTLAQYHGDQLSHADTWLNLHDDELRRRAVQAAGEKDTVTLVSLTRAYLTHHSRSGILTSPRTVEAYTLGVRQFLEYAQTQALNLLRPHRHDAGRYVQALLAGGRKPAGVQLKVAAAGCLYRALRWAGATEADPFREVRIPKDPTSGIEKRPPYTEDELADVLEHADPHTTFLLFLIAHAGLRISEALALTWDDLEEGTRRIHVRSGKGRKARRVTMSVRLARAARQFRTLYAPGGPEHSRYRPAGRAPGYVFRYATQQAARYHLTQVFQAAGVPFRGFHPGRKYAGTRLLQQVKDFGRVAAHLGHASVDTTRRGYAVLAAEDLKDDLAGW
- a CDS encoding SDR family NAD(P)-dependent oxidoreductase, with the protein product MINLHGKVVLVTGASRGIGAVCVRSLLEAGASVSAHLGRSGEDRGGLVEEFGAERVQVLGGDLSRPGEGDRLFQAAADWKGQVDVLVNNAGISPAVTVDDPLAAWSAGWQETLQVNLLSVADTCRAAIQHYRQRGGGTIINMASRAAFRGDLPDAMHYAASKGGVIALTKSIAQGFAAEGILAYAVAPGWVRTEMAARYLQEHAADLGRDLPLGDAAPPEEVAATVVFLASGMVGHMTGATLDINGASYVR
- a CDS encoding isocitrate lyase/PEP mutase family protein: MTQTLPVRPALADQARTFFELHTSPEILVLANVWDVVSAQVVAATPGVRALATASHSIASTFGYADGEQIPLELHLDMVRRIVQAVDLPVTMDLEAGYGNAGETARRAIAAGVVGGNLEDQMRPLDEAVAAVRAVMAAGHEAGIEFVLNARTDALVRASAETPRGQVLEEAIRRGQAFLEAGAPVVFIPGLVAREEIQTVVAALGPQKLTVISVPGVSLPVQELQELGVARVSTGPFTQRVALTALQDAAAELVAGGGLPAATRALN
- a CDS encoding TetR/AcrR family transcriptional regulator; amino-acid sequence: MPSLSNTRTHILDVAQGLMQQCGFNAVSYADIGKQLGIRNASIHHHFPSKAELGTELTRRYRERVKEVLLTLSAAELSPVSMLEQYVAAYHAVIHGDGRICLCTALAGDYGTLPADMQREVQSFFALNERWLTDVLRQGQTSGHFRFSESPRDTALELLATLEGAMLLARVRQEPPLFFQMMDRSLRGLQAT
- a CDS encoding MFS transporter gives rise to the protein MSNAVSQDVAPARWTALTWLASAVVFAMAPWFSAAAVLPQLRAAWTLSDTDAAWLTLAVQLGFVLGAVLSAALNLADRIAPRQLILAGALLAAGANLGLLLAQGPLAAIALRAVTGAAMALVYPPALKAMSTWFRSGRGVALGVMVGALTLAAALPHLVNGLGGANWQAVIVVTSVLAALGGVMAWRVGNGPHQFPRAVFRPAQAWRLLTGRAMGLTTLGYLGHMWELYAMWAWFAVFFTRLLSDHDLPDPQRGAAYATFAVVGVGALGCYVGGVLGDRWGRTRLTALAMCLSGACALALAFLADAAPPVVLALSLLWGFWIIADSAQFSTIVSEIADPAYVGTALTTQLALGFTLTAGSIALVPVLVGRGGWPLAFAVLGVGPLLGALAMRGLARLPEAARIAGGRG